One Nicotiana sylvestris chromosome 12, ASM39365v2, whole genome shotgun sequence genomic window carries:
- the LOC138883028 gene encoding uncharacterized protein encodes MPALWPFIAWGIDVIGLIEPATSNGHRYILVAIYYFTRWVEAMTFKSVTKKAVVDFVHLNLICRFEIPKVIITDNGDNLNSHLMKEGYCTTVRTLELSLIDEKRLAAVCQGQLYQKRMERTYNRKVHPRKFEVGQQVLKHILPHQAEAKEGKCVEMAVNSDAVKRNYV; translated from the exons ATGCCTGCACTTTGGCCCTTTATTGCTTGGGGCATAGATGTCATTGGACTAATTGAGCCAGcgacatcaaatgggcacagatataTTCTGGTGGCCATCTATTATTTCACTAGGTGGGTTGAAGCTatgactttcaaatctgtgaccaagaaggcagtggtcgattttgttcatttaAACCTCATTTGCCGGTTTGAAATCCCCAAGGTAATTATCACGGACAATGGTGATAATCTTAACAgccatctgatgaaagag GGTTATTGCACTACTGTTCGAACTTTAGAG ttaagtctgattgatgagaaaagactggcagcagtatgtcagggtcaattgtatcaaaagagaatggaaaGAACATACAATAGGAAGGTGCatccccggaaatttgaagtgggtcagcaagtactgaaacacatccttccacatcaggctgaagccaaag aaggaaaatgtgtagaaatggctgtcaattctgatgcagtaaagagaAATTAtgtatga